The Paeniglutamicibacter sulfureus genome includes a region encoding these proteins:
- a CDS encoding ABC transporter permease: MSMQAPPGLLTLGRIRARKVLSLLGRRTLVAVPATAGITAAVFWLASLAPFNPLALYMGSQYEHATPVQRGELAAQLGLNDAWYAIWWRWVSGIFRGDWGTSRVFGQPVAQVVSERLPYTALLVASGLLVAMALSVVLAVGAARRPGSAADAVVLGLVHLAQAIPPFVLGLAAIAVFAIVLGLPAGGAASGGADPTLGGIALHLVLPAGVLAVTLLPWLVLNLRASVLEALDSDAVLAARGRGLGQFTVLRTHVLPVALLPFMTVVGSKLGELVTGALLVEAVFSWPGLASATVSSAIAGDFPLLAAATALTSAAVFAGSALADACYLILDPRVSDV; encoded by the coding sequence ATGAGCATGCAGGCACCGCCGGGGCTCCTGACCCTGGGGCGCATACGTGCCCGCAAGGTTCTCTCCCTGCTGGGGCGGCGCACGCTCGTGGCGGTTCCGGCCACGGCCGGGATCACCGCCGCGGTCTTCTGGCTCGCCTCCCTGGCCCCCTTCAACCCGCTGGCCCTGTACATGGGCTCGCAATACGAACACGCGACCCCGGTGCAACGCGGTGAACTGGCCGCGCAGCTGGGGCTCAACGATGCCTGGTACGCGATCTGGTGGCGCTGGGTTTCCGGCATCTTCCGCGGGGATTGGGGCACCTCCCGGGTCTTCGGCCAGCCGGTGGCACAGGTGGTGTCGGAACGACTTCCCTACACCGCGTTGCTGGTGGCCTCGGGGCTGCTCGTGGCCATGGCGCTCTCGGTGGTGCTGGCGGTGGGTGCCGCCCGCCGACCCGGCTCGGCCGCCGACGCCGTCGTGCTCGGCCTCGTCCACCTTGCCCAGGCCATCCCGCCGTTTGTGCTGGGACTGGCGGCCATCGCCGTCTTCGCGATCGTCCTGGGGTTGCCGGCCGGAGGCGCCGCGTCGGGAGGGGCCGACCCCACCCTCGGCGGCATTGCACTGCACCTGGTCCTGCCGGCGGGCGTGCTGGCGGTGACCCTGCTGCCGTGGCTGGTGTTGAACTTGCGGGCCTCGGTGCTCGAGGCGCTGGATTCCGATGCGGTGCTGGCCGCGCGCGGACGCGGGCTGGGCCAGTTCACGGTCCTGCGCACCCACGTGTTGCCGGTGGCACTGCTGCCGTTCATGACGGTGGTGGGTTCGAAGCTGGGCGAACTTGTCACCGGGGCGCTACTCGTCGAGGCGGTGTTCTCCTGGCCGGGCCTGGCCTCGGCCACGGTGTCCTCGGCGATCGCGGGAGATTTCCCCTTGCTGGCCGCGGCCACCGCCCTGACCAGCGCGGCGGTATTTGCCGGGTCCGCGCTGGCAGACGCCTGCTACCTCATCCTTGATCCGCGGGTCAGCGATGTCTAG